One Pelecanus crispus isolate bPelCri1 chromosome 14, bPelCri1.pri, whole genome shotgun sequence genomic window carries:
- the ADNP gene encoding activity-dependent neuroprotector homeobox protein isoform X1, with protein MEYCMLGTSAFHKVQQQLMMPRKAFLSQKEKQARARERDMLKKRRRRQDYLKRSVEPQKNAETIKWHRDDEKRRENEQVKDKDIKKRWRQDERERRKNVDAMNWRREDEKRENERETMFQLPVNNLGSLRKARKTVKKILSDIGLEYCKEHIEDFKQFEPNDFYLKNTTWEDVGLWDPSLTKNQDYRTKPFCCSACPFSSKFFSAYKSHFRNVHSEDFENRILLNCPYCTFNADKKTLETHIKIFHAPNANTPSGGISTFKDKNKHDSLKPKQADSVEQAVYYCKKCTYRDPLYEIVRKHIYREHFQHVAAPYVAKGGEKSLNGAVPLSSSTREEGSIHCKRCLFMPKSYEALVQHVIEDHERIGYQVTAMIGHTNVVVPRSKPLMLIAPKPQDKKPMGLPQRMGPLSPGSVRSLSSQQMMNRLTIPKPTLNSAGVNMMSNVHLQQNNYGVKSVPPSYVGQPGGRLNLSGNAPVSIPQQSQTMKQFSASGNGRPYTLGGEQRSQASARYSLQSANSSSLPSAQLKQTSLSQSQAASRVLGQSGSKSPVAATGPSAVNTSSTQKWKICTICNELFPENVYSVHFEKEHKAEKVPAVANYIMKIHNFTSKCLYCNRYLPTDTLLNHMLIHGLSCPYCRSTFNDVEKMAAHMRMVHVDEEMGPKTDSTLTFDLTLQQGSHTNIHLLVTTYNLRDAPAESVAYHAQNTPPVPPKPQPKTQEKSDVPVKSSPQAAVPYKKDVGKTLCPLCFSILKGPISDALAHHLRERHQVIQTVHPVEKKLTYKCIHCLGVYTSNMTASTITLHLVHCRGVGKTQNGQDKGTSSSRLSQSPAVAPVKRTYEHMEFSLMKKRKMDDDDSPSAFEEKPEEPVVLALDPKGHEDDSYEARKTFLTKYFNKQPYPTRREIEKLAASLWLWKSDIASHFSNKRKKCVRDCEKYKPGVLLGFNMKELNKVKHEMDFDAEWLFENHDEKNSRVNVSKTVDKKINLEKDNESSSDSYENTEEEYNESGSPFGQRISDVGGKTSSDSIVENPEDSISKEIIEEDTLQSPEKSDQKQEESSKYEEIISAEEPAKLVGDVSDSEGDQDDAVEWKDGASQSESGPGSQQVSDFEDNTSEVKPEVWTDESSQSEDAGSSKPTVETKGGGSESDEEQSKWKNRSYGKVEEFWSKDQSQWKNASEIEESLSNQQMEWQNSTIDSEDGDQFDSVTDGVAEPMHSSLTGVELSSQQA; from the exons aggctCGTGCCAGGGAAAGGGATATGttaaaaaagaggaggaggcgACAAGACTATCTCAAAAGAAGCGTGGAGCcgcagaaaaatgcagaaacaataAAATGGCACAGGGATGatgagaagaggagagaaaatgagcAAGTTAAGGACAAAGATATCAAGAAGCGGTGGAGACAGGATGAGAGAGAACGACGAAAGAATGTGGACGCTATGAATTGGCGCagggaagatgagaagaggGAAAATGAGCGAG AAACTATGTTCCAACTTCCTGTCAACAACCTTGGCAGTTTAAGAAAGGCCCggaaaactgtgaaaaaaatacttagtgACATTGGTTTGGAATACTGTAAAGAACATATAGAA gaTTTTAAGCAGTTTGAACCTAAtgacttttatttgaaaaacactACATGGGAAGATGTAGGATTGTGGGACCCATCGCTTACAAAAAATCAG GACTATCGGACAAAGCCCTTTTGCTGCAGTGCATGTCCATTTTCCTCGAAGTTCTTTTCAGCATACAAAAGCCACTTCCGGAATGTTCATAGTGAAGACTTTGAAAATAGGATTCTTCTTAATTGTCCTTACTGTACTTTCAATGCGGACAAAAAGACTTTGGAAACgcacattaaaatatttcatgctcCAAATGCCAATACACCAAGTGGAGGCATCAGcacttttaaagataaaaacaaacatgatAGCCTTAAACCTAAGCAGGCTGACAGTGTAGAACAAGCTGTTTATTACTGTAAGAAGTGCACTTACCGAGATCCTCTGTATGAAATAGTTAGAAAGCACATTTACAGGGAACATTTTCAGCATGTTGCTGCTCCTTACGTAGCGAAGGGAGGTGAAAAGTCACTCAATGGTGCGGTTCCGTTAAGTTCCAGTACCCGGGAGGAGGGTAGTATTCACTGCAAAAGATGCCTTTTTATGCCGAAATCATACGAAGCTTTAGTACAGCATGTTATCGAAGACCACGAACGTATAGGATATCAGGTAACAGCAATGATAGGTCACACTAATGTGGTGGTTCCAAGATCTAAACCTTTGATGCTAATAGCTCCAAAACCACAAGATAAGAAGCCTATGGGACTCCCTCAGAGGATGGGTCCCCTTTCCCCTGGAAGCGTTCGATCTCTTTCGTCACAACAGATGATGAACAGACTCACTATACCAAAGCCTACATTAAATTCCGCAGGAGTGAATATGATGTCAAATGTTCACCTACAACAAAACAATTATGGAGTCAAATCAGTACCACCAAGTTACGTTGGTCAGCCAGGGGGAAGGCTAAACTTAAGTGGTAATGCACCGGTTTCTATTCCACAACAATCGCAAACAATGAAACAGTTTTCAGCGAGTGGAAATGGAAGGCCTTACACCCTTGGAGGGGAACAGAGATCACAGGCCTCGGCAAGATACTCTCTTCAGTCTGCCAATTCATCTTCTCTTCCCTCAGCTCAGTTGAAACAGACGTCGTTGTCTCAGTCGCAGGCCGCTTCAAGAGTATTAGGTCAGTCTGGCTCAAAATCTCCTGTAGCTGCTACAGGTCCTTCCGCTGTCAATACATCATCCACACAGAAGTGGAAAATCTGTACAATCTGTAATGAGCTGTTTCCTGAAAATGTGTATAGCGTCCACTTTGAAAAGGAGCACAAGGCTGAAAAGGTGCCTGCGGTAGCTAACTATATAATGAAAATACACAATTTCACTAGCAAATGTCTATACTGTAATCGCTATTTACCCACTGATACGTTGCTTAATCATATGTTAATACATGGTTTGTCTTGTCCGTATTGCCGTTCAACCTTTAATGATGTTGAAAAGATGGCTGCTCATATGCGAATGGTTCATGTTGATGAAGAAATGGGACCTAAAACTGATTCCACTCTAACCTTTGATTTGACATTGCAGCAGGGCAGTCACACGAATATACATCTTCTTGTAACCACCTACAACCTGAGAGATGCTCCTGCTGAATCTGTAGCTTATCATGCTCAAAATACTCCCCCAGTTCCTCCAAAACCACAGCCGAAAACCCAGGAGAAGTCTGATGTACCTGTAAAAAGTTCTCCACAAGCAGCAGTTCCCTACAAGAAAGATGTGGGGAAAACTCTCTGTCCTCTGTGCTTTTCAATCCTAAAAGGACCCATCTCTGATGCGCTTGCACATCACCTACGGGAGAGGCATCAAGTAATTCAGACAGTTCATCCGGTTGAGAAAAAGCTAACCTACAAATGCATTCATTGCCTTGGTGTATATACGAGTAACATGACTGCCTCAACTATAACGCTGCACCTTGTCCACTGCAGAGGTGTTGGGAAGACTCAGAATGGCCAGGACAAAGGTACTTCGTCATCTCGGCTGAGTCAGTCCCCGGCTGTGGCACCTGTAAAGCGTACTTACGAGCACATGGAATTCTCGctaatgaagaaaaggaaaatggacGATGATGACTCCCCCTCTGCCTTTGAGGAGAAGCCTGAAGAACCTGTAGTTCTAGCATTGGACCCCAAGGGTCATGAAGATGATTCCTATGAAGCCAGGAAAACGtttcttacaaaatattttaataagcaaCCATATCCCACTAGAAGAGAGATTGAAAAGCTGGCTGCCAGTTTGTGGCTATGGAAATCTGATATTGCATCTCATTTTAgtaacaaaaggaagaaatgtgttAGAGATTGCGAAAAATACAAGCCTGGTGTGCTGCTTGGTTTCAATATGAAAGAGTTAAACAAGGTTAAGCACGAAATGGATTTTGATGCTGAATGGCTGTTTGAAAACCATGATGAAAAGAATTCCAGAGTCAATGTTAGTAAGACTgttgataaaaaaataaacttagaAAAAGACAATGAAAGTTCCTCAGACAgctatgaaaatacagaagaggAATACAATGAAAGCGGTAGTCCGTTTGGTCAGCGTATTTCTGACGTTGGTGGGAAAACCTCTTCTGATAGCATAGTGGAGAATCCAGAGGACAGCATATCCAAGGAAATCATTGAAGAAGATACCTTACAGTCTCCAGAGAAGTCTGATCAAAAACAAGAGGAAAGCTCTAAATACGAAGAGATTATTTCTGCTGAAGAACCAGCAAAACTGGTAGGTGATGTTTCGGATAGCGAAGGCGATCAGGATGATGCTGTTGAATGGAAAGATGGAGCTTCACAGTCTGAAAGTGGGCCTGGTTCTCAGCAGGTTTCTGATTTCGAAGATAATACATCGGAAGTAAAACCAGAAGTGTGGACAGATGAATCCTCCCAAAGTGAAGATGCTGGTAGCAGTAAACCGACTGTTGAGACAAAAGGGGGTGGATCCGAAAGCGATGAAGAACAGTCAAAGTGGAAGAATCGTTCCTATGGAAAAGTAGAAGAGTTTTGGTCCAAGGACCAGTCGCAATGGAAAAATGCATCAGAGATTGAGGAGAGCTTGTCAAATCAGCAGATGGAATGGCAGAATAGCACAATTGACAGTGAGGACGGAGATCAGTTTGACAGCGTGACTGATGGAGTAGCAGAACCAATGCATAGCAGCTTAACTGGTGTGGAGCTGAGTAGCCAGCAAGCATAA
- the ADNP gene encoding activity-dependent neuroprotector homeobox protein isoform X2, which produces MMPRKAFLSQKEKQARARERDMLKKRRRRQDYLKRSVEPQKNAETIKWHRDDEKRRENEQVKDKDIKKRWRQDERERRKNVDAMNWRREDEKRENERETMFQLPVNNLGSLRKARKTVKKILSDIGLEYCKEHIEDFKQFEPNDFYLKNTTWEDVGLWDPSLTKNQDYRTKPFCCSACPFSSKFFSAYKSHFRNVHSEDFENRILLNCPYCTFNADKKTLETHIKIFHAPNANTPSGGISTFKDKNKHDSLKPKQADSVEQAVYYCKKCTYRDPLYEIVRKHIYREHFQHVAAPYVAKGGEKSLNGAVPLSSSTREEGSIHCKRCLFMPKSYEALVQHVIEDHERIGYQVTAMIGHTNVVVPRSKPLMLIAPKPQDKKPMGLPQRMGPLSPGSVRSLSSQQMMNRLTIPKPTLNSAGVNMMSNVHLQQNNYGVKSVPPSYVGQPGGRLNLSGNAPVSIPQQSQTMKQFSASGNGRPYTLGGEQRSQASARYSLQSANSSSLPSAQLKQTSLSQSQAASRVLGQSGSKSPVAATGPSAVNTSSTQKWKICTICNELFPENVYSVHFEKEHKAEKVPAVANYIMKIHNFTSKCLYCNRYLPTDTLLNHMLIHGLSCPYCRSTFNDVEKMAAHMRMVHVDEEMGPKTDSTLTFDLTLQQGSHTNIHLLVTTYNLRDAPAESVAYHAQNTPPVPPKPQPKTQEKSDVPVKSSPQAAVPYKKDVGKTLCPLCFSILKGPISDALAHHLRERHQVIQTVHPVEKKLTYKCIHCLGVYTSNMTASTITLHLVHCRGVGKTQNGQDKGTSSSRLSQSPAVAPVKRTYEHMEFSLMKKRKMDDDDSPSAFEEKPEEPVVLALDPKGHEDDSYEARKTFLTKYFNKQPYPTRREIEKLAASLWLWKSDIASHFSNKRKKCVRDCEKYKPGVLLGFNMKELNKVKHEMDFDAEWLFENHDEKNSRVNVSKTVDKKINLEKDNESSSDSYENTEEEYNESGSPFGQRISDVGGKTSSDSIVENPEDSISKEIIEEDTLQSPEKSDQKQEESSKYEEIISAEEPAKLVGDVSDSEGDQDDAVEWKDGASQSESGPGSQQVSDFEDNTSEVKPEVWTDESSQSEDAGSSKPTVETKGGGSESDEEQSKWKNRSYGKVEEFWSKDQSQWKNASEIEESLSNQQMEWQNSTIDSEDGDQFDSVTDGVAEPMHSSLTGVELSSQQA; this is translated from the exons aggctCGTGCCAGGGAAAGGGATATGttaaaaaagaggaggaggcgACAAGACTATCTCAAAAGAAGCGTGGAGCcgcagaaaaatgcagaaacaataAAATGGCACAGGGATGatgagaagaggagagaaaatgagcAAGTTAAGGACAAAGATATCAAGAAGCGGTGGAGACAGGATGAGAGAGAACGACGAAAGAATGTGGACGCTATGAATTGGCGCagggaagatgagaagaggGAAAATGAGCGAG AAACTATGTTCCAACTTCCTGTCAACAACCTTGGCAGTTTAAGAAAGGCCCggaaaactgtgaaaaaaatacttagtgACATTGGTTTGGAATACTGTAAAGAACATATAGAA gaTTTTAAGCAGTTTGAACCTAAtgacttttatttgaaaaacactACATGGGAAGATGTAGGATTGTGGGACCCATCGCTTACAAAAAATCAG GACTATCGGACAAAGCCCTTTTGCTGCAGTGCATGTCCATTTTCCTCGAAGTTCTTTTCAGCATACAAAAGCCACTTCCGGAATGTTCATAGTGAAGACTTTGAAAATAGGATTCTTCTTAATTGTCCTTACTGTACTTTCAATGCGGACAAAAAGACTTTGGAAACgcacattaaaatatttcatgctcCAAATGCCAATACACCAAGTGGAGGCATCAGcacttttaaagataaaaacaaacatgatAGCCTTAAACCTAAGCAGGCTGACAGTGTAGAACAAGCTGTTTATTACTGTAAGAAGTGCACTTACCGAGATCCTCTGTATGAAATAGTTAGAAAGCACATTTACAGGGAACATTTTCAGCATGTTGCTGCTCCTTACGTAGCGAAGGGAGGTGAAAAGTCACTCAATGGTGCGGTTCCGTTAAGTTCCAGTACCCGGGAGGAGGGTAGTATTCACTGCAAAAGATGCCTTTTTATGCCGAAATCATACGAAGCTTTAGTACAGCATGTTATCGAAGACCACGAACGTATAGGATATCAGGTAACAGCAATGATAGGTCACACTAATGTGGTGGTTCCAAGATCTAAACCTTTGATGCTAATAGCTCCAAAACCACAAGATAAGAAGCCTATGGGACTCCCTCAGAGGATGGGTCCCCTTTCCCCTGGAAGCGTTCGATCTCTTTCGTCACAACAGATGATGAACAGACTCACTATACCAAAGCCTACATTAAATTCCGCAGGAGTGAATATGATGTCAAATGTTCACCTACAACAAAACAATTATGGAGTCAAATCAGTACCACCAAGTTACGTTGGTCAGCCAGGGGGAAGGCTAAACTTAAGTGGTAATGCACCGGTTTCTATTCCACAACAATCGCAAACAATGAAACAGTTTTCAGCGAGTGGAAATGGAAGGCCTTACACCCTTGGAGGGGAACAGAGATCACAGGCCTCGGCAAGATACTCTCTTCAGTCTGCCAATTCATCTTCTCTTCCCTCAGCTCAGTTGAAACAGACGTCGTTGTCTCAGTCGCAGGCCGCTTCAAGAGTATTAGGTCAGTCTGGCTCAAAATCTCCTGTAGCTGCTACAGGTCCTTCCGCTGTCAATACATCATCCACACAGAAGTGGAAAATCTGTACAATCTGTAATGAGCTGTTTCCTGAAAATGTGTATAGCGTCCACTTTGAAAAGGAGCACAAGGCTGAAAAGGTGCCTGCGGTAGCTAACTATATAATGAAAATACACAATTTCACTAGCAAATGTCTATACTGTAATCGCTATTTACCCACTGATACGTTGCTTAATCATATGTTAATACATGGTTTGTCTTGTCCGTATTGCCGTTCAACCTTTAATGATGTTGAAAAGATGGCTGCTCATATGCGAATGGTTCATGTTGATGAAGAAATGGGACCTAAAACTGATTCCACTCTAACCTTTGATTTGACATTGCAGCAGGGCAGTCACACGAATATACATCTTCTTGTAACCACCTACAACCTGAGAGATGCTCCTGCTGAATCTGTAGCTTATCATGCTCAAAATACTCCCCCAGTTCCTCCAAAACCACAGCCGAAAACCCAGGAGAAGTCTGATGTACCTGTAAAAAGTTCTCCACAAGCAGCAGTTCCCTACAAGAAAGATGTGGGGAAAACTCTCTGTCCTCTGTGCTTTTCAATCCTAAAAGGACCCATCTCTGATGCGCTTGCACATCACCTACGGGAGAGGCATCAAGTAATTCAGACAGTTCATCCGGTTGAGAAAAAGCTAACCTACAAATGCATTCATTGCCTTGGTGTATATACGAGTAACATGACTGCCTCAACTATAACGCTGCACCTTGTCCACTGCAGAGGTGTTGGGAAGACTCAGAATGGCCAGGACAAAGGTACTTCGTCATCTCGGCTGAGTCAGTCCCCGGCTGTGGCACCTGTAAAGCGTACTTACGAGCACATGGAATTCTCGctaatgaagaaaaggaaaatggacGATGATGACTCCCCCTCTGCCTTTGAGGAGAAGCCTGAAGAACCTGTAGTTCTAGCATTGGACCCCAAGGGTCATGAAGATGATTCCTATGAAGCCAGGAAAACGtttcttacaaaatattttaataagcaaCCATATCCCACTAGAAGAGAGATTGAAAAGCTGGCTGCCAGTTTGTGGCTATGGAAATCTGATATTGCATCTCATTTTAgtaacaaaaggaagaaatgtgttAGAGATTGCGAAAAATACAAGCCTGGTGTGCTGCTTGGTTTCAATATGAAAGAGTTAAACAAGGTTAAGCACGAAATGGATTTTGATGCTGAATGGCTGTTTGAAAACCATGATGAAAAGAATTCCAGAGTCAATGTTAGTAAGACTgttgataaaaaaataaacttagaAAAAGACAATGAAAGTTCCTCAGACAgctatgaaaatacagaagaggAATACAATGAAAGCGGTAGTCCGTTTGGTCAGCGTATTTCTGACGTTGGTGGGAAAACCTCTTCTGATAGCATAGTGGAGAATCCAGAGGACAGCATATCCAAGGAAATCATTGAAGAAGATACCTTACAGTCTCCAGAGAAGTCTGATCAAAAACAAGAGGAAAGCTCTAAATACGAAGAGATTATTTCTGCTGAAGAACCAGCAAAACTGGTAGGTGATGTTTCGGATAGCGAAGGCGATCAGGATGATGCTGTTGAATGGAAAGATGGAGCTTCACAGTCTGAAAGTGGGCCTGGTTCTCAGCAGGTTTCTGATTTCGAAGATAATACATCGGAAGTAAAACCAGAAGTGTGGACAGATGAATCCTCCCAAAGTGAAGATGCTGGTAGCAGTAAACCGACTGTTGAGACAAAAGGGGGTGGATCCGAAAGCGATGAAGAACAGTCAAAGTGGAAGAATCGTTCCTATGGAAAAGTAGAAGAGTTTTGGTCCAAGGACCAGTCGCAATGGAAAAATGCATCAGAGATTGAGGAGAGCTTGTCAAATCAGCAGATGGAATGGCAGAATAGCACAATTGACAGTGAGGACGGAGATCAGTTTGACAGCGTGACTGATGGAGTAGCAGAACCAATGCATAGCAGCTTAACTGGTGTGGAGCTGAGTAGCCAGCAAGCATAA
- the ADNP gene encoding activity-dependent neuroprotector homeobox protein isoform X3, protein MFQLPVNNLGSLRKARKTVKKILSDIGLEYCKEHIEDFKQFEPNDFYLKNTTWEDVGLWDPSLTKNQDYRTKPFCCSACPFSSKFFSAYKSHFRNVHSEDFENRILLNCPYCTFNADKKTLETHIKIFHAPNANTPSGGISTFKDKNKHDSLKPKQADSVEQAVYYCKKCTYRDPLYEIVRKHIYREHFQHVAAPYVAKGGEKSLNGAVPLSSSTREEGSIHCKRCLFMPKSYEALVQHVIEDHERIGYQVTAMIGHTNVVVPRSKPLMLIAPKPQDKKPMGLPQRMGPLSPGSVRSLSSQQMMNRLTIPKPTLNSAGVNMMSNVHLQQNNYGVKSVPPSYVGQPGGRLNLSGNAPVSIPQQSQTMKQFSASGNGRPYTLGGEQRSQASARYSLQSANSSSLPSAQLKQTSLSQSQAASRVLGQSGSKSPVAATGPSAVNTSSTQKWKICTICNELFPENVYSVHFEKEHKAEKVPAVANYIMKIHNFTSKCLYCNRYLPTDTLLNHMLIHGLSCPYCRSTFNDVEKMAAHMRMVHVDEEMGPKTDSTLTFDLTLQQGSHTNIHLLVTTYNLRDAPAESVAYHAQNTPPVPPKPQPKTQEKSDVPVKSSPQAAVPYKKDVGKTLCPLCFSILKGPISDALAHHLRERHQVIQTVHPVEKKLTYKCIHCLGVYTSNMTASTITLHLVHCRGVGKTQNGQDKGTSSSRLSQSPAVAPVKRTYEHMEFSLMKKRKMDDDDSPSAFEEKPEEPVVLALDPKGHEDDSYEARKTFLTKYFNKQPYPTRREIEKLAASLWLWKSDIASHFSNKRKKCVRDCEKYKPGVLLGFNMKELNKVKHEMDFDAEWLFENHDEKNSRVNVSKTVDKKINLEKDNESSSDSYENTEEEYNESGSPFGQRISDVGGKTSSDSIVENPEDSISKEIIEEDTLQSPEKSDQKQEESSKYEEIISAEEPAKLVGDVSDSEGDQDDAVEWKDGASQSESGPGSQQVSDFEDNTSEVKPEVWTDESSQSEDAGSSKPTVETKGGGSESDEEQSKWKNRSYGKVEEFWSKDQSQWKNASEIEESLSNQQMEWQNSTIDSEDGDQFDSVTDGVAEPMHSSLTGVELSSQQA, encoded by the exons ATGTTCCAACTTCCTGTCAACAACCTTGGCAGTTTAAGAAAGGCCCggaaaactgtgaaaaaaatacttagtgACATTGGTTTGGAATACTGTAAAGAACATATAGAA gaTTTTAAGCAGTTTGAACCTAAtgacttttatttgaaaaacactACATGGGAAGATGTAGGATTGTGGGACCCATCGCTTACAAAAAATCAG GACTATCGGACAAAGCCCTTTTGCTGCAGTGCATGTCCATTTTCCTCGAAGTTCTTTTCAGCATACAAAAGCCACTTCCGGAATGTTCATAGTGAAGACTTTGAAAATAGGATTCTTCTTAATTGTCCTTACTGTACTTTCAATGCGGACAAAAAGACTTTGGAAACgcacattaaaatatttcatgctcCAAATGCCAATACACCAAGTGGAGGCATCAGcacttttaaagataaaaacaaacatgatAGCCTTAAACCTAAGCAGGCTGACAGTGTAGAACAAGCTGTTTATTACTGTAAGAAGTGCACTTACCGAGATCCTCTGTATGAAATAGTTAGAAAGCACATTTACAGGGAACATTTTCAGCATGTTGCTGCTCCTTACGTAGCGAAGGGAGGTGAAAAGTCACTCAATGGTGCGGTTCCGTTAAGTTCCAGTACCCGGGAGGAGGGTAGTATTCACTGCAAAAGATGCCTTTTTATGCCGAAATCATACGAAGCTTTAGTACAGCATGTTATCGAAGACCACGAACGTATAGGATATCAGGTAACAGCAATGATAGGTCACACTAATGTGGTGGTTCCAAGATCTAAACCTTTGATGCTAATAGCTCCAAAACCACAAGATAAGAAGCCTATGGGACTCCCTCAGAGGATGGGTCCCCTTTCCCCTGGAAGCGTTCGATCTCTTTCGTCACAACAGATGATGAACAGACTCACTATACCAAAGCCTACATTAAATTCCGCAGGAGTGAATATGATGTCAAATGTTCACCTACAACAAAACAATTATGGAGTCAAATCAGTACCACCAAGTTACGTTGGTCAGCCAGGGGGAAGGCTAAACTTAAGTGGTAATGCACCGGTTTCTATTCCACAACAATCGCAAACAATGAAACAGTTTTCAGCGAGTGGAAATGGAAGGCCTTACACCCTTGGAGGGGAACAGAGATCACAGGCCTCGGCAAGATACTCTCTTCAGTCTGCCAATTCATCTTCTCTTCCCTCAGCTCAGTTGAAACAGACGTCGTTGTCTCAGTCGCAGGCCGCTTCAAGAGTATTAGGTCAGTCTGGCTCAAAATCTCCTGTAGCTGCTACAGGTCCTTCCGCTGTCAATACATCATCCACACAGAAGTGGAAAATCTGTACAATCTGTAATGAGCTGTTTCCTGAAAATGTGTATAGCGTCCACTTTGAAAAGGAGCACAAGGCTGAAAAGGTGCCTGCGGTAGCTAACTATATAATGAAAATACACAATTTCACTAGCAAATGTCTATACTGTAATCGCTATTTACCCACTGATACGTTGCTTAATCATATGTTAATACATGGTTTGTCTTGTCCGTATTGCCGTTCAACCTTTAATGATGTTGAAAAGATGGCTGCTCATATGCGAATGGTTCATGTTGATGAAGAAATGGGACCTAAAACTGATTCCACTCTAACCTTTGATTTGACATTGCAGCAGGGCAGTCACACGAATATACATCTTCTTGTAACCACCTACAACCTGAGAGATGCTCCTGCTGAATCTGTAGCTTATCATGCTCAAAATACTCCCCCAGTTCCTCCAAAACCACAGCCGAAAACCCAGGAGAAGTCTGATGTACCTGTAAAAAGTTCTCCACAAGCAGCAGTTCCCTACAAGAAAGATGTGGGGAAAACTCTCTGTCCTCTGTGCTTTTCAATCCTAAAAGGACCCATCTCTGATGCGCTTGCACATCACCTACGGGAGAGGCATCAAGTAATTCAGACAGTTCATCCGGTTGAGAAAAAGCTAACCTACAAATGCATTCATTGCCTTGGTGTATATACGAGTAACATGACTGCCTCAACTATAACGCTGCACCTTGTCCACTGCAGAGGTGTTGGGAAGACTCAGAATGGCCAGGACAAAGGTACTTCGTCATCTCGGCTGAGTCAGTCCCCGGCTGTGGCACCTGTAAAGCGTACTTACGAGCACATGGAATTCTCGctaatgaagaaaaggaaaatggacGATGATGACTCCCCCTCTGCCTTTGAGGAGAAGCCTGAAGAACCTGTAGTTCTAGCATTGGACCCCAAGGGTCATGAAGATGATTCCTATGAAGCCAGGAAAACGtttcttacaaaatattttaataagcaaCCATATCCCACTAGAAGAGAGATTGAAAAGCTGGCTGCCAGTTTGTGGCTATGGAAATCTGATATTGCATCTCATTTTAgtaacaaaaggaagaaatgtgttAGAGATTGCGAAAAATACAAGCCTGGTGTGCTGCTTGGTTTCAATATGAAAGAGTTAAACAAGGTTAAGCACGAAATGGATTTTGATGCTGAATGGCTGTTTGAAAACCATGATGAAAAGAATTCCAGAGTCAATGTTAGTAAGACTgttgataaaaaaataaacttagaAAAAGACAATGAAAGTTCCTCAGACAgctatgaaaatacagaagaggAATACAATGAAAGCGGTAGTCCGTTTGGTCAGCGTATTTCTGACGTTGGTGGGAAAACCTCTTCTGATAGCATAGTGGAGAATCCAGAGGACAGCATATCCAAGGAAATCATTGAAGAAGATACCTTACAGTCTCCAGAGAAGTCTGATCAAAAACAAGAGGAAAGCTCTAAATACGAAGAGATTATTTCTGCTGAAGAACCAGCAAAACTGGTAGGTGATGTTTCGGATAGCGAAGGCGATCAGGATGATGCTGTTGAATGGAAAGATGGAGCTTCACAGTCTGAAAGTGGGCCTGGTTCTCAGCAGGTTTCTGATTTCGAAGATAATACATCGGAAGTAAAACCAGAAGTGTGGACAGATGAATCCTCCCAAAGTGAAGATGCTGGTAGCAGTAAACCGACTGTTGAGACAAAAGGGGGTGGATCCGAAAGCGATGAAGAACAGTCAAAGTGGAAGAATCGTTCCTATGGAAAAGTAGAAGAGTTTTGGTCCAAGGACCAGTCGCAATGGAAAAATGCATCAGAGATTGAGGAGAGCTTGTCAAATCAGCAGATGGAATGGCAGAATAGCACAATTGACAGTGAGGACGGAGATCAGTTTGACAGCGTGACTGATGGAGTAGCAGAACCAATGCATAGCAGCTTAACTGGTGTGGAGCTGAGTAGCCAGCAAGCATAA